The following is a genomic window from Actinomadura sp. WMMB 499.
CGAGCACACAGGGTGACCTTGACCGGATCCGGCCAGCGGGTCCGGAGCCGGGGTCAGCCGACTCACCACGGGAGGGATCTTCCGATGTCAGCTGTGGCTTTGGCGCCGGAGACGCCGACGCTCGTCCTCGCTCCGTCCGACCGGGCGCCCGCGCAGGCGCGACGCTTCCTCGTCGAGCAGTTCCGCTCACTCGGTATCGCGGACGACTTCGTCGGGCGGCTCGTGGTTACGGAGTTGGTTACCAACGCCTACAAGCACGTCGGTGTCGGGCACATCGTCGTCCGCATCTTCCCGGACGAGCCCAAGCGGAACGTGTGCGTGGAGGTGTGGGACGAGGGGGCGGCGCTCCCCGTCGTCCGTCCGGAGGACCACGACGCGACGAGCGGGCGCGGCCTGCCGTTGATCACCGAGCTCGTCCAGGAGTGGGGCGTCCGTCCCTTGTACGAGACCGGAAAGGTCGTGTGGGTGCGTTGCGCGCTCTGACCGTCTGGCGGCAAGCCCTCGTCCTGAGCTGGCGCACCTGGTGGGGGTCGTCCACGGCCGGCAGGCATCTCGACGCCCTCGCCGCCGCCCTCCGGGGCATGGGCTACGGGTGCGTCCTGCGGGCCCGGTCGCCGCTGCTATGGGTGCTGGTCGGTGGGCGCGTCCTCGCAGCGATCGGCGTCCGCGCCACCCCCGGCGGGACATGGGGATACGTCGAGTCCGGACGACACCATCT
Proteins encoded in this region:
- a CDS encoding ATP-binding protein; translation: MSAVALAPETPTLVLAPSDRAPAQARRFLVEQFRSLGIADDFVGRLVVTELVTNAYKHVGVGHIVVRIFPDEPKRNVCVEVWDEGAALPVVRPEDHDATSGRGLPLITELVQEWGVRPLYETGKVVWVRCAL